The following are from one region of the Actinoplanes sp. L3-i22 genome:
- a CDS encoding bifunctional (p)ppGpp synthetase/guanosine-3',5'-bis(diphosphate) 3'-pyrophosphohydrolase has protein sequence MSSDVVPPAEGTVQPTQNSRTGAGEVTPADQPRPDEKTSANGNGAAPAVSAELEPAPPSATGETTGFGFASAPTGRRVRARLARFNAPWQSTQVSEVLEPLIATHRASHPKGDVRQLQKAFDVAARWHSGQYRKSGDPYITHPLAVATILANLGMDTTTLVAALLHDTIEDTDYGLEQMRNDFGAEVALLVDGVTKLDRVKLGDAAKAETIRKMVVAMAKDPRVLVIKLADRLHNMRTLTFLPRAKQEQKAKETLEILAPLAHRLGMNTIKWELEDLAFGTLFPKRFEEINRLIGEHQPQREALLRQVTNRVSLDLKSAKIKAETTGRPKHLYSIYQKMIVRGRDFNDIYDLVGVRILVDTVRDCYAALGVIHANWQPVPGRFKDYIAMPKFNMYQSLHTTVIGPTGKPVEMQIRTFAMHRTAEFGIAAHWKYKEQKGATIVGPPAHIDEMTWLRQLLDWQREASDPSEFLDALRFDLSSQEVYVFTPKGDVIPLPTGSTPVDFAYAVHTEVGHKCIGARVNGKLVPLESTLSNGDVIEIFTSKSSTAGPTQDWLGFVKSPRARTKIRQFFNKERREEAIEDGKDAIVKAMRKQGLPLQRMLTSENLTTIARDLHLPDVTSLYAAVGESTVSAQSVVAKLVAGFGGEEGAVEDIAETAVATRPPRNRSTAQDPGVVVKGVSDVWVKLARCCTPVPGDAVFGFVTRSGGVSVHREDCANAEDLREQQERVVEVSWKPTSASTFLVAIQVEALDRHKLLADVTRVLSEERVNILSATVTTTRDRVAVSRFTFEMADPKHLGHLVAAVRKVDGVFDAYRVTSGA, from the coding sequence GTGTCCAGCGACGTCGTTCCTCCGGCGGAGGGCACGGTGCAACCGACCCAGAATTCGCGGACCGGCGCGGGCGAGGTCACGCCCGCTGACCAGCCCCGACCGGACGAGAAGACCTCTGCCAACGGAAACGGGGCGGCGCCCGCGGTTTCCGCTGAGCTCGAGCCCGCCCCACCATCCGCGACCGGTGAGACCACCGGCTTCGGCTTCGCCAGCGCGCCCACCGGGCGGCGAGTGCGGGCCCGGCTGGCCCGGTTCAACGCCCCCTGGCAGAGCACGCAGGTCAGCGAGGTGCTCGAGCCGCTGATCGCCACGCACCGGGCCAGCCACCCCAAGGGTGACGTGCGCCAGCTGCAGAAGGCGTTCGACGTCGCCGCCCGCTGGCACTCCGGGCAGTACCGGAAGTCCGGCGACCCCTACATCACGCACCCGCTCGCGGTCGCGACGATCCTGGCCAACCTGGGCATGGACACCACCACGCTGGTGGCCGCCCTGCTGCACGACACGATCGAGGACACCGACTACGGCCTCGAGCAGATGCGCAACGACTTCGGCGCCGAGGTGGCGCTGCTGGTCGACGGCGTGACGAAACTCGATCGGGTGAAACTCGGCGACGCGGCGAAGGCCGAGACGATCCGCAAGATGGTCGTCGCGATGGCCAAGGACCCGCGCGTCCTGGTGATCAAGCTGGCCGACCGGCTGCACAACATGCGCACCCTGACCTTCCTGCCCCGCGCCAAGCAGGAGCAGAAGGCCAAGGAGACGCTGGAGATCCTGGCCCCGCTGGCCCACCGGCTGGGTATGAACACGATCAAGTGGGAGCTCGAGGACCTGGCCTTCGGGACCCTGTTCCCGAAGCGGTTCGAGGAGATCAACCGCCTGATCGGGGAGCACCAGCCGCAGCGCGAGGCGCTGCTGCGCCAGGTGACGAACCGGGTCAGCCTCGACCTCAAGTCGGCGAAGATCAAGGCCGAGACCACCGGCCGCCCGAAGCACCTCTACTCGATCTATCAGAAGATGATCGTCCGGGGCCGGGACTTCAACGACATCTACGACCTGGTCGGCGTCCGCATCCTGGTCGACACGGTCCGCGACTGCTACGCCGCGCTGGGCGTCATCCACGCGAACTGGCAGCCGGTGCCGGGCCGGTTCAAGGACTACATCGCGATGCCGAAGTTCAACATGTACCAGTCGCTGCACACGACCGTGATCGGTCCGACCGGCAAGCCGGTCGAGATGCAGATCCGGACGTTCGCGATGCACCGCACGGCCGAGTTCGGCATCGCCGCGCACTGGAAGTACAAGGAGCAGAAGGGCGCGACGATCGTCGGCCCGCCGGCCCACATCGACGAGATGACCTGGCTGCGGCAGCTGCTCGACTGGCAGCGGGAGGCGAGCGACCCGTCCGAGTTCCTGGACGCGCTGCGCTTCGACCTCTCCAGCCAGGAGGTGTATGTCTTCACGCCCAAGGGTGACGTGATCCCGTTGCCGACCGGCTCCACGCCGGTCGACTTCGCGTACGCGGTGCACACCGAGGTCGGGCACAAGTGCATCGGCGCCCGGGTGAACGGCAAGCTGGTCCCGCTGGAGTCGACGCTCTCCAACGGCGACGTGATCGAGATCTTCACGTCCAAGTCCAGCACCGCCGGCCCCACGCAGGACTGGCTCGGCTTCGTCAAGAGCCCCCGGGCGCGGACGAAGATCCGGCAGTTCTTCAACAAGGAGCGCCGCGAAGAGGCGATCGAGGACGGCAAGGACGCGATCGTCAAGGCGATGCGCAAGCAGGGCCTGCCCCTGCAGCGCATGCTGACCAGCGAGAACCTGACGACCATCGCGCGCGACCTGCACCTGCCCGACGTCACCTCGCTCTACGCCGCGGTGGGGGAGAGCACCGTCTCGGCCCAGTCCGTGGTCGCCAAGCTCGTCGCCGGCTTCGGTGGCGAGGAGGGCGCGGTCGAGGACATCGCCGAGACCGCCGTCGCGACCCGCCCGCCGCGCAACCGCAGCACCGCGCAGGATCCGGGCGTGGTGGTGAAGGGCGTCTCGGACGTCTGGGTGAAGCTGGCCCGCTGCTGCACGCCGGTGCCGGGGGACGCGGTGTTCGGTTTCGTCACCCGTTCCGGTGGCGTCAGCGTGCACCGGGAGGACTGCGCCAACGCCGAGGACCTGCGCGAGCAGCAGGAACGCGTCGTCGAGGTGAGCTGGAAGCCGACCTCCGCGTCGACGTTCCTGGTCGCCATCCAGGTGGAGGCGCTCGACCGGCACAAGCTGCTGGCCGACGTGACCCGGGTGCTCTCCGAGGAGCGGGTGAACATCCTGTCCGCGACGGTGACCACGACGCGGGACCGGGTGGCGGTCAGCCGGTTCACGTTCGAGATGGCCGATCCGAAGCATCTCGGGCACCTGGTCGCGGCGGTCCGCAAGGTCGACGGCGTCTTCGACGCCTACCGGGTGACCTCCGGCGCCTGA